In the Microcaecilia unicolor chromosome 10, aMicUni1.1, whole genome shotgun sequence genome, one interval contains:
- the ANKUB1 gene encoding protein ANKUB1 isoform X1 codes for MKVFIAFEGLCESFDVLPSQTVQSVKQMIKDYFHIQLSNDKQGRRYLELLHAGAVLKDDWILVDVGITLCSTIKCIIKEEDKPALFVYNAVTRETIPISGNIYLLATTISKLKTLITLKCGFPIGVYCLRTSQGKEMYNCNTLNDYKIELGTMLRLDAWDGWKEFLSGCISGHICNVQKYLSAEKPVLRYQQKVVLYMAACFGHLELAKWVLKLGARADEAVGVHPYREWCCETDHPDIAKCPIHAAAEAGQLLILKTFINFNILCLECPNPLGQTPLKICIKHKHKDCVRYLVMKIWSMVSYPKLSLPMKIYIKMKRWLYVAQKHVLAKKWFSRATTFKTRVGDTVLVDGFSEPKMSSTGLYKATRKSKETKSYKLPVLRNAKHSGVKSDHGATTLQSQNIQNFKLPVIEHTNPEPQEMRMVSRTENNNMLMPQIPLPPISSISALRPQYYSAPKATLLISSSLQTFSEHSGRTPRENAIYCLALASEFKEKPWLQQLEMAKALAKKTICRPAR; via the exons ATGAAGGTTTTTATCGCTTTTGAAGgcctctgtgaatcctttgatgTTCTCCCCAGCCAGACAGTGCAGTCTGTGAAGCAGATGATCAAG GACTATTTTCATATTCAGCTGTCAAATGATAAACAGGGGCGGAGATATCTGGAGCTGCTACACGCAGGAGCAGTGCTGAAAGATGACTGGATCCTTGTTGATGTAGGAATCACGCTTTGCTCAACCATTAAATGCATCATTAAG GAGGAAGATAAGCCAGCTCTCTTTGTTTATAATGCTGTCACCAGAGAAACTATTCCTATTTCAGGGAATATATATCTTCTTGCTACAACAAtatcaaaactgaaaactctgatAACTCTGAAGTGTGGGTTTCCCATTGGTGTATATTGTCTCAGGACATCACAAGGAAAAGAGATGTACAACTGCAACACACTGAATGACTACAAAATTGAGCTAG GCACAATGCTTCGCTTGGATGCATGGGATGGGTGGAAAGAATTCCTCAGTGGGTGTATATCTGGACACATATGCAATGTTCAAAAATATTTATCAGCAGAGAAACCAGTACTCAG GTATCAGCAGAAAGTGGTTCTTTACATGGCAGCATGTTTTGGCCACCTTGAACTTGCCAAGTGGGTCCTGAAGCTGGGAGCAAGAGCAGATGAAGCCGTTGGTGTTCACCCTTACCGAGAATGGTGTTGTGAAACAGATCACCCAGATATCGCCAAATGCCCAATCCATGCCGCTGCGGAAGCAGGTCAGCTCCTGATACTAAAGACGTTCATTAATTTCAATATCCTGTGCTTAGAATGTCCAAACCCACTGGGGCAAACGCCACTGAAAATATGCATCAAACACAAACATAAAGATTGTGTTCGATATTTGGTCATGAAAATTTGGTCCATGGTTTCTTATCCTAAGCTCTCTCTTCCAATGAAGATCTACATTAAAATGAAACGATGGCTCTACGTGGCACAAAAACATGTTCTTGCCAAAAAATGGTTTTCTCGAGCTACAACATTCAAAACTCGGGTTGGGGATACTGTTCTTGTTGATGGTTTCTCAGAGCCTAAAATGAGCTCAACAGGACTTTACAAAGCCACAAGAAAGAGCAAAGAGACCAAGTCTTACAAGCTGCCAGTCCTAAGAAATGCCAAACATTCTGGGGTAAAATCTGATCATGGAGCAACAACTCTGCAAAGCCAAAATATACAGAATTTCAAGCTACCAGTAATAGAGCACACCAATCCTGAGCCACAAGAGATGAGAATGGTTTCCAGGACTGAGAATAACAATATGCTGATGCCGCAAATCCCTCTTCCCCCAATTTCAAGCATCTCTGCTCTGCGACCTCAGTATTATTCTGCACCTAAAGCCACGTTACTTATCAGCTCTTCCCTGCAGACTTTCTCAGAGCATAGTGGAAGAACACCAAGGGAGAATGCGATATATTGCTTGGCGCTTGCCAG TGAATTTAAAGAAAAGCCATGGCTTCAGCAATTAGAAATGGCAAAGGCTCTGGCCAAGAAGACAATCTGCAGACCTGCGCGTTGA
- the ANKUB1 gene encoding protein ANKUB1 isoform X2, with protein MKVFIAFEGLCESFDVLPSQTVQSVKQMIKEEDKPALFVYNAVTRETIPISGNIYLLATTISKLKTLITLKCGFPIGVYCLRTSQGKEMYNCNTLNDYKIELGTMLRLDAWDGWKEFLSGCISGHICNVQKYLSAEKPVLRYQQKVVLYMAACFGHLELAKWVLKLGARADEAVGVHPYREWCCETDHPDIAKCPIHAAAEAGQLLILKTFINFNILCLECPNPLGQTPLKICIKHKHKDCVRYLVMKIWSMVSYPKLSLPMKIYIKMKRWLYVAQKHVLAKKWFSRATTFKTRVGDTVLVDGFSEPKMSSTGLYKATRKSKETKSYKLPVLRNAKHSGVKSDHGATTLQSQNIQNFKLPVIEHTNPEPQEMRMVSRTENNNMLMPQIPLPPISSISALRPQYYSAPKATLLISSSLQTFSEHSGRTPRENAIYCLALASEFKEKPWLQQLEMAKALAKKTICRPAR; from the exons ATGAAGGTTTTTATCGCTTTTGAAGgcctctgtgaatcctttgatgTTCTCCCCAGCCAGACAGTGCAGTCTGTGAAGCAGATGATCAAG GAGGAAGATAAGCCAGCTCTCTTTGTTTATAATGCTGTCACCAGAGAAACTATTCCTATTTCAGGGAATATATATCTTCTTGCTACAACAAtatcaaaactgaaaactctgatAACTCTGAAGTGTGGGTTTCCCATTGGTGTATATTGTCTCAGGACATCACAAGGAAAAGAGATGTACAACTGCAACACACTGAATGACTACAAAATTGAGCTAG GCACAATGCTTCGCTTGGATGCATGGGATGGGTGGAAAGAATTCCTCAGTGGGTGTATATCTGGACACATATGCAATGTTCAAAAATATTTATCAGCAGAGAAACCAGTACTCAG GTATCAGCAGAAAGTGGTTCTTTACATGGCAGCATGTTTTGGCCACCTTGAACTTGCCAAGTGGGTCCTGAAGCTGGGAGCAAGAGCAGATGAAGCCGTTGGTGTTCACCCTTACCGAGAATGGTGTTGTGAAACAGATCACCCAGATATCGCCAAATGCCCAATCCATGCCGCTGCGGAAGCAGGTCAGCTCCTGATACTAAAGACGTTCATTAATTTCAATATCCTGTGCTTAGAATGTCCAAACCCACTGGGGCAAACGCCACTGAAAATATGCATCAAACACAAACATAAAGATTGTGTTCGATATTTGGTCATGAAAATTTGGTCCATGGTTTCTTATCCTAAGCTCTCTCTTCCAATGAAGATCTACATTAAAATGAAACGATGGCTCTACGTGGCACAAAAACATGTTCTTGCCAAAAAATGGTTTTCTCGAGCTACAACATTCAAAACTCGGGTTGGGGATACTGTTCTTGTTGATGGTTTCTCAGAGCCTAAAATGAGCTCAACAGGACTTTACAAAGCCACAAGAAAGAGCAAAGAGACCAAGTCTTACAAGCTGCCAGTCCTAAGAAATGCCAAACATTCTGGGGTAAAATCTGATCATGGAGCAACAACTCTGCAAAGCCAAAATATACAGAATTTCAAGCTACCAGTAATAGAGCACACCAATCCTGAGCCACAAGAGATGAGAATGGTTTCCAGGACTGAGAATAACAATATGCTGATGCCGCAAATCCCTCTTCCCCCAATTTCAAGCATCTCTGCTCTGCGACCTCAGTATTATTCTGCACCTAAAGCCACGTTACTTATCAGCTCTTCCCTGCAGACTTTCTCAGAGCATAGTGGAAGAACACCAAGGGAGAATGCGATATATTGCTTGGCGCTTGCCAG TGAATTTAAAGAAAAGCCATGGCTTCAGCAATTAGAAATGGCAAAGGCTCTGGCCAAGAAGACAATCTGCAGACCTGCGCGTTGA